A region from the Trueperaceae bacterium genome encodes:
- a CDS encoding DUF6438 domain-containing protein, with translation MKNSAARPRSARRLVPALALLVVLVLGAHAAAGELAVLHRVLAAGEPAAQAAGEPPCEAPPGARCAPGRAGAAPTPPAPRVTRIGVEMTNCLVGCPTFTAIFSADGRFTYVGEANVERLGEHSGRVDAGRLRQVMRLVEEAGFAELDDTYASSFLDNPTSYVLVDWPDETKVVRADAGVEPATFWAIRELLLDLLEGAEWDE, from the coding sequence ATGAAGAACTCGGCCGCACGTCCCCGCTCGGCGCGTCGGCTCGTCCCGGCGCTGGCTCTCCTCGTCGTGCTCGTCCTCGGGGCGCACGCCGCCGCGGGCGAGCTCGCGGTGCTGCACCGGGTCCTGGCCGCCGGCGAGCCGGCGGCTCAGGCGGCAGGCGAGCCGCCCTGCGAGGCGCCCCCCGGCGCCAGGTGCGCCCCCGGGCGCGCGGGCGCGGCGCCGACGCCGCCCGCGCCCAGGGTGACCCGCATCGGCGTGGAGATGACGAACTGCCTGGTGGGCTGCCCGACCTTCACGGCGATCTTCTCGGCGGACGGGCGGTTCACGTACGTCGGGGAGGCGAACGTCGAGCGACTGGGCGAGCACTCCGGCCGTGTCGACGCGGGACGGCTGCGCCAGGTCATGCGCCTCGTCGAGGAGGCCGGGTTCGCGGAGCTGGACGACACCTACGCGTCTTCGTTCCTCGACAACCCCACCTCGTACGTCCTCGTCGACTGGCCGGACGAGACGAAGGTGGTGCGCGCCGACGCCGGCGTGGAGCCCGCGACCTTCTGGGCGATAAGGGAGCTGCTGCTCGACCTGCTGGAGGGCGCCGAGTGGGACGAGTGA